Sequence from the Leishmania braziliensis MHOM/BR/75/M2904 complete genome, chromosome 11 genome:
tgcggtgcGTTATGCGTTCGGCCTTTAGTTCCGATAATCATTAGCGGCGGGGACTCGACCTTTTTTATCGTTCGCTGAGAGGCGAAGGGCCCACTTGACGGTGGCTGTTTAGCGTCTTTTATGGTGTATACTTTACCTGCTGTTTTGTACCTTTTCGGTGTCTTTCGTAGTGTTTTATGAGGAGTTTTTGACGTTACTGCTGGGCAATCTTCGCCTACGACAGATGGCGgattgcgtgtgtgtggatatCGCCGGCTCCGTTCTTTGCGCCCTCACTCTCTTAGTGCCCTAGCGGGTGCTGTGCGTGGTGCGGACGGTCTGCCGAGAATGTCCTCATGCACCGCTCTCCTTTCTCACCCTTTCTGCAGTCAATTTCTTTCACGTCACAGCGTAGAGGACTGGAATAGGCGTGTGAGGGTGCGCGGGCGTTGTCTACcgtgtctctccctctaccaGCCGCAGTCCTCTTTTCTTATGGATTTTTACTTAAGTAAACGAGAAGGCGTAATTCGAGCAGACACAGGCGTAAACGAATCACTGCGACGGAAGGGCCCCCATCATAGCACGCCGGGAatcccaccccccctcccccgctaACCGTGTACAGGAGTGCCAGCAGTGTCAGCAGTGCCGTACAAGGCGGATAACGCGGGCCCGCTGGCGAGGTTCAACGCCCCAGAGACCACCAGGTGAAGGGGCGCATAGGAGACAATCTTCTCCCATTCCCGTTCTCTCGTGCACTTCGCTCACTTAGGTTTTTCttatcccctcccccactttACTATGGCGTGCTGGTGCCGCTTAACCTGGCTGCCGACGCTCAGAACTGTGGTGTGTTACACTCACCTCGGAGTGTGCGTTAGCAGCGCTGTGGATGTCGCGGCAGTAAAGTGAATGAAAAACACGAGGCGCTCAGCTCCACCCGCACTGTGCCTACTACGAGTCTACTTCGCCCTTACCTCGCCCATCTTCTTTTTGTCTTCAGGCGCCTTTTTCGGCGTGCTGTACTGCACCTCCCACATGTCGGAATGGCGcgcccttttccttccccctATACAAACCTAAAGGGCGTACGTGCAACACCCTTGCGCATTTCACATCCTACTCCGCAACCAAGCAGcgtcacagcagcggtggactcacccgcccctcttcccaGGCTACATCGTGTGTTGGCGAGCACTGGTTGGTCACACGAGGTATTGTCCAGATTGGTTTGTACgacagtgcagcagcagtgatgctGCGCGTTGTAGGCTAACGGAGTCTgctcgcccctccctccactgGCAACGGCGCCCAGAGTAGACGGGGTGAGAAGGAGGTTGTGTCTCATCGGCAACAGACCGTATAGTACAGGGGGAAGGAAAGTGCCCGCCAGTGTTCATATCCTGCGGTTATATTTCCTGTTTCCCCCCTGGCGCTTTCGCATCTTTCTCCGTGGATGTAGTGAGTGGCAGGCACGCTTGTTTGACAATCTACTCAGCTGATGGCTTGTACGTCAGTGCGTGTCCGTGTAGGATTCGCGGTGCGGCGCGTGCTTCACAGCGTTTCGCTGTGcgtttttcgtttctctcaAATTCTCGCTTTCATTTTCACCACAGACAGATGCGCCCTGAGCGAGCAGGAAAAAAGGCGGCAACCGTGAGGGAAAGGACATCATGAGAAGGAGACAAGAAGAGCAACAAAAGGGGTTGGGTGgtgctgatggtggtggtcgaggagcacacacacacacacacaacacgcaTGCGTTGTACGAGGCGTAAGAGGAAGCGATCAAATCCATCGTTGAAAGCAACCACCCACGCTAAGTAGGAGCAAACGCAGCGGGAGGATAAGAGGGAcgtctctcgtctctctgtACGTTTGGTTCaacttttcccctttcctttcacATCTCAAGTCTCACACGCTTTTTTATTATTCACTGTTGTTGCATAGCGCTCTTCTCTGCTTATGTGGTCGCTCCATTATGACAGCggctcactctctccctccattctcttctctttccctcacaCACGTGAGATGAGTGTCGTTGTGAACGCCCATTGATGTACTGACGGTTGTATGTCGTGCTGCCTCTtggcctccccctccctcttcctctcttcgctttctccCCTGCtgtgttttgttgttgttgctttcTCGCATGCTCGTTCTACCCACGAGTGTCGCCTCTTTTCCATGccgcgggtgtgtgtgcttgcgcgtgcgtgtgtgtatacgTGTGGATTCGCGGGCCTTGTTGATTTCCTGCACGAGGGAGGTCAAGAAGAGCACGCGTGAGTGCCCCCGTGGCAGTATAAACGCCGCCTCGTACTTCTCTTTCCTTAGATGTGCGAAGTTCTTGCCGTGTATCTTCCTCTGCGAAATTCTCCACTTAAGCCTGTTCGCTGCGGCCTCTGTAGCCATCACCGATGGGCATGTGATCGGTGCGACTGCGCCGCACCCTTTACCACAAAAACCCGGCTGTTCCCTCCCTAGTCAATCGCCGTACGTGCTGtcccgctcttcttctccaacCCACACTCTTCTTTCTGATGTGCGCCGTATGTTTTCACAATGCACCGTGTTGCTTCTTCTATTCCCCGGGCGCCCACGTTGCCAAAGCTCTCAGACATCGTAGCCAACATCGCGgagcgtgtgctgctgctcacgtCACATCACATCGAAACAACACTAGAGAGCCCCAAGAAGAAGGATACCAGCACAACTGACAAAGACGTGGGCCTCTTTCAACCTCGAttgcgcaccaccaccacctcagaTCATTTTGGCCTACTCACATCTGGCGTAAGTGGAGGCGTCGTGCGCCCAGCCTCTTCGACCCTTGTCTCATATGTctgcacatgcgcacgccCATTGTGGTGGTCATTGGCGCATTAACGCGAAACGGTCATCCGAGCGTGCGGACGTGAGGGCAGAGTGACACAACCATTACACAGTCCTCGCCGTAGTGAGCGCTGCACGGCGCCTGCGCACGTGAAAGTTGCCAGTGGAACGGAGCGTGGCCAAGCGTGCTGTGCGGCATTGACGTGCTGCCATATGtattccctttttttccctttctcaaTCATTGTTGTCGTGCTTTGCGTACTGGCGACGCACCGTGTTGCCTTTCGCTGTGCTTGTCGCCTTCGTTcattgcgctgctgctggcggctCCCTCCGTTTTGTTTTACTGCCGCTgtcgcggtggtggtgctgcctgGCGTGGCATCCTCTCCCCCTATTCTTGTTTCCCCGTCGCTGCGTTGAAACTCGCAAGACTAGGCATCAACCATGTATAACCCTGACAGCTTTAATGGCTCGAAGCAGGAGAAGTCCACTTATCTCTTGATGAACACAAGTGTCCCTGTCACGGCTGATTGTGTGAAGCTTTCCATTACCCAGGATGCGCCGCACGAGCCCCTTGACATGGTGAAGCCGACCCAGGGCGAGAAGGTGGCTGATGGTGACCAGTACGGTGCAATGAATGCTGATGTGAGTTGGCACGCTGCAGGGCTGCACATGGAGCTTCCTGCGTCTGCTGTTGCGGCTAGCGAGACATCGCACGAATTTGCTGTCCGCAACGAGTGGCACGAGGATGGGGACGGATCAATAGAGCAGCTGGCAACTGCCGTGCATCCGCTGGGCGGCACCGAGGCATCCAACCGAAGTTGGTACTCACCGATGAAGCGGCGCTCCGGCATGGGTGCGATGCGTCGCAACGCAATGACGACCCGAATGGTGAACTTTACCGAATTCGACATGGGTGACTTTGGCAGCCTCGGTGACGATCTCTCGCCGAGCTCCAGTAATGCCTGCCGCACATCAGAGGGCACCGCTAGTAGCAGCAGTGGGAGCGCTGGGCTTCCAGCCGATAGGGAGAGCTTCGGTGGTGCATCCAACAGGCTTTCGCGCGCTTCTTTTGTCCACCAGCTGCTCGCTATGATAGAGCGGTCAGCCCGAGACCtatggcggcgcaggctgGACCTTCTTGTAGACATCGCCGTGCCTTTAACCTTTATGGCCGCGTCCATTGCCTTGTGGGCCATCTGGGGCACGGAGTACACGGAGGAAATGTCGTACATATCCCTGAGCCTAGATTCTGACAACGTCGGTGCGGCCGGTCTTCAtgcgcctcttcttcacgACTTCACATGCATGAAGCAGCCGGACGGGACGCCGGCGGTTGCCGAGTTTATGCGATGCGTGCCCATGAACTATACCATCTGCAATCCCGTTACTGAGAAATGTGAGACCCACAGCGTCATTAACTTTATCTGCGACGGTGACTCCAGCATGCTTCCGCTGCCCGCGGACTACGAGATCTGCCGTGTCTCTTACGAGTGGGAGCCATTGATCACAACCAGCTTAGGCAGCTACTGGCGGTGGCTTTCAGCCGTCCCAACCCTTGACGTGCTCATCAGTCTCCAGTGGACGGCGTTGTCTGCTTACCGCTTCATTCTGCCTTTCCTTGTGCAGTCCATGACCGGGGTTAGCACGAACACCCGCTACAACGCGGTGCTGTGCAGCGGAGACCTGTACTTTGTAGGCGAGCATAGCGTGACATCAGAGCTAATCGCTTACATAAACACAACGTCTGCTCTCTTTCAATATGTGACGGACTTCAATGTGTACAGCAGCGTCGCGAACGCGCGCAGCGCTGTGAAGCCCGGTGGGCGCGTATGGGCGATTGTGGAGCTCCGTTCCTCCAGTGCGCAGGGACTTGACATGGTGCTGCACATGAACAACTCGGCTTTACCATCGTTTGCGACCACGTACGATGACTCGtacagcggtggtgtgctGTTCGATACGGCGGAGCTCTACCTACTGTCCGGCTTCAACACACTGCAACAGCTCGTGTCTGAGTTTTACCTGAACAAACTCCACAGTGCACAGTTGAATGTAACACAACTGATGGTAGCCGCCGCTACTCCAGAGTACGATCGTGTGCCGCTTATGGCGCAGGCTCGGCAGGTGCTACCACTGATTTATTCACTTGCATTCCTGTACAGCGTGTCGCAGCAGGTGAAGCGGAtcgtgctggagaaggagctgcggATCCGCGAGGCGATGCTGATCATGGGGCTGAGGCAGTGGGCGATCTACGTGAGCGAGTTCGTTGTGCAGCTGGCGATTTTTGTGCCGacgtgtgtgttgtgcgtGGTGATGCTGAAGCTGACGTACGTGACGAAGAGCGACCCGCTGATCCTGTTCCTgatcttcttcctcttctccctcacgACGATCCCGCTGTCTGGCATGATCGCTGTCTTCTTCAGCAAGTCGCGTCTGGCGTCGCTTGTGACGCCGGTGATCTACTTTATCTTGGTGATCCCGATGTTTGCCATGACCAACACGCATGGCTCGATCGTGACGTGGctctcgctgctctcgccGACCGGGTTTACTGCGGCGCTGAACGTCTTCCTGCTGCACGAGTCTGGGAgcgggtgcggcgcagcacagaTGACGTCGAGTCGCGACAGCCCGACACTGGCGGTTGTGCTTGGGATGCTGTCGGCGGACTTCTTCATCTACTACGCGCTGATGCTCTACCTCGACGCTGTTGTGCCGAAGGAGTGGGGCACGCCAAGACACCCGCTCTTCTTCATCATGGACCCGGTGCGGTGGTGCTTCAACTCCAAGCCCCAGCGCCTCGGgggcggcgccgacggccGCGCCGAGGATGGCGTGTTCGAGACGTCCGACTACTCGAAGGACTGCGTGTCGTTTGAGGGCATTCGCAAGGAGTActtgcgcggcggcaggacGTTCGTTGCGGTGAACAACCTGTACTGGGGGATGCGCGAGGGCGAGAtctcggtgctgctggggcaCAACGGCGCCGGCAAGACGACGGTGCTGAACATGATGACGGGGATGGTATCGGCCGACGCGGGCGACTGCTACATCTACGGCAGCTCGGTGCGGACGGCGAAGACGGACGTGCGGCAGCAGATCGGCTACTGCCCGCAGCACAACATCCTGTGGCCGGAGCTGACGTGCCGCGACCACCTGGAGTTCTTTGGGCGGATCAAGGGGCTGCGCGGGTGGGAGCTGGAGAATGCTGTCTGTCGGATGCTGTACGAGACGGGCCTGCTGGACAAGATGGACCAGCCCGCGAAGAGCCTGTCGGGCGGGCAGAAGCGGAGGCTGTCGCTGGCGGTTGCGTTTGTTGGCGGGAGCCGCCTTGTGTTCCTGGACGAGCCGACTGCCGGGCTGGACGTtggcgcgcggcggcagacgtgggagctgctgcgccgcatgtcgcgtgcgcgcacgctgctgctgacgacgCACTTCATGGACGAGGCCGATCTGCTGGGACAGCGGATCGGGATCATGAGCCACGGGCGGCTGAAGTGTACGGGCAGCAGCCTGTTCCTCAAGTCGCGGCTCGGCGTGGGCTACAACATCGTCATCTCTGTCGACCCCGAGCTGGACCCCGCTGCTGTGGACGACGCGGTGCTGGGCACGGTGGATGGCGCGAAGCCGCTTGGGCGGAACGGGTGCGAGCTGTCGTACCAGCTGCCTGTGCGGAGCGCGAGCCAGTTCCCGGCACTGCTGGCCGAGATCGACTCCGTGGAGGCGGACGGCATTCGCGGCTACTCGCTGGCTGCGacgacgctggaggaggtgttCCTGAAGGTGTCCGAGGAGGACATCGCGGGCCGCAGCGAGGCTGTGTCGCAGGCGAGCGTGGAGCGGATCTGGAACTGCGAGGTGGCGCCGTCGGCGCTGTGGTTGCAATTCCGCGTGTCGATGGCGAAGCGCCTCTGGaacgcgctgcgcgaccgcAAGATGCAGTGCTTCCAGATTGTGTGCCCAGTCGTCTGCATTCTGATCGCAATGCTGCTGAGTCTCGTGCAGTACCGCGACCCTCAGTCGCTCACCTACGACTATGCAATGTTCGCCGGTAAGGCAAATCCCGTGGTATTGACAGCCGGCTGCGACGCGCTGTGGGGAAGCGAGCCGCGCCCGGTCGGGTATGAGGTGAATGAGACGCACTTCATGGGTGCGCAGATGTTGTCAGACTACCTGCTGGACACGTGGTACGTGCACGACATGCCACGCTACGGCGCTGTGTCGTGCATGGATCGGAACATAACTGCGTTCTTGAGTGCAGTTGGAGAGTGGCGAGGCACTGACGTGAACGTTTTCCTGTACaactcttcctccttccatCAGGCTGCTATCAGCCTTGCCACGTACTATGACCTATTCTTCAAGGAATTGCTTGGCACGAACAACGTGTTCATGCGGTACTCCGTGGAGTTGTTCAACAAGCCTTCCGGTGATACGCACCTTGGCTTCATCACCTTTGGCGCGTTGGTCATGATCCCCTTCACATTTTTGCCGTCGAATCCCGTGGCGTgggtggtgaaggagcgGCAATGCGGCTCGCGGCATCTGCAGAACCTGTGCGGGCTGAACTTCTTTGTGTACTGGGCGGCGAACTTTGTGTTCGACATGGTGGCGTACTTCGTCAcgatgctgctgtgcatcCTCATCTTTGCCATCTTCAACCGGCAGGAGTTCATCGGGCATGACCGCATTGGTGGCACGCTCGTGCTGTTCGTTGTGTACGGTCTCACGAGCACCGTTGGCGCGTACGCGCTGAGCTTCCTGTTCAAGGAGCACTCGTCTGCGCAGACGATGGTGATGGGCGCGGGCTTTGTTACCGGGTTcttgctgctgatgctggtgTACGTCCTGACCCTCGATCCAAGCAATGCGAACACATCAGACAAGATGCGGTGGGGCTTCCGTATAATTCCGTCCTATTGCGTCGGCGAGGGGCTCATGGGGTTACTGATGCTCGACGGCAAGCTGGCCACTGGCACTGCGAGCGGTACTTGGGACATGGACCAGCTTGGGTGGCCGCTTGTGTACATGTCGGTGGAGTTCCCTGTATTCTGGCTGATCACACTGTTTGTAGACCACCCTGCGGTGGGGCAGTTCTTCGACCGACTGAGGTATAACCCCAGCGCAGAGCCGATCATCCCAAGCGGCGAGGACTCTGACGTGGAGGACGAGCGTGACGCTGTATATGAAGCCGCGCACATGGGCGCCATGACAGACGACATTGTGCGCGTCGTGGACCTGCAGAAGCGATACCGAAACGGTAATGTGGCTGTGAAGGGCGTCACGTTCTCGATCTTTCCCGGGGAGGTGTTCGGGCTCCTGGGGACTAACGGCGCGggcaagacgacgacgatctCGATGCTgtgccagcagctcctgccgACGGGCGGCcgcgcgtacgtgtgcggGTACGACATCGTTGagcagcgcgaggaggcgctgcggtgcatcgGGTACTGCCCGCAGTTCGACGCGACGCTGGACCTgctgacggtggaggagcagctgcagctgtacGCTGGCATCCGCGGGATCGTGCGCGCGGAGTGGCCTGCGCTTGTGGACGCGCTGTGCACGCTGTGCGAGCTGACGATGTACCGCCAGACGGTGACGGGCGCGCTGTCCGGCGGCAACCGGCGCAAGCTGtctgtggcggtggcgctggtgggcGGCCCGCAGGTGGTCTTCCTGGACGAGCCGTCGGCCGGCATGGACCCCGTTGCGCGACGCGGGATGTGGACTGCGATCCAGCGCGCCGCGGGGCACTGCTCCGTTGTGCTGACGACGCACCActtggaggaggtggaggcgcttgCGGACATTGTAGCGATCATGGTGCGCGGGTACGTGCGGTGCATTGGCGACAAGGTGCACCTGAAGAACAAGTTCGGCAGCGCCTTCGAGGTGAGCGCGCGGCTTGCGTCGGCGAAGTGGGCGAGGTGCTTTGAGTCGTTCATGAAGGCGGAGTTCCCCGAGGCCGTGGTGGTTGAAGGCGCGGACCGGCGGTTCGTGTACCAGCTGCCGCGCGACCGCGGCTTTGGCGACGTGTTCCAGACGTTCCAGGCGAACAAGGAGCGGCTGCACGTCACAGACTACAGTGTGTCGCAGACGTCTATTGAGCAGGTCTTCCTGAAAGTTCGAGGGCTGGCGGAGAAGTTAAAGTAACTGAAAGGGAGGGCACCGATCCAGTGCGTATACGCGAAGCTCTGCTGAtgggagctgctgcatcgaAAGTTTTGTTTTCTCGGTGTGGTGCGGGCATACTTTTTTTGTGAATTTGTTTGTGTGCCCGCGCAGGTGTTTTCCTcaccattttttttttttttgaaaTGTTTTATTGGCCTGGATGTAATCTACATGGAACTGGCGTTCATCTGttgggcggtggtgggcggggtggggtggtgtTCCGACCCACCGACAcgttgctgcgctgctgttctCCCATTTTCTAGGGGCTCATACTTCGCATGACGTGTTCATTTCGTGTTTTCCCTGCCACTGGGGACATGGAAGGGGATtttgcctcttttttttcccgaGTTTACGCTTCTGGTGCCGTGGCCGTTGTTCACGGAGTGGAGTCTTTTGTGGGTGGATGGCGTTGGTTTTCTTTCGTTGCCTTCTCATCAAGTCCAGTTcggcggggtgggggcggggagggagggagagagggagggaggcgctgTTGTGGTTTGTCATGGTTTAGTGTCTCATGTCAGAGCTGgtctgctctgctgctggtgaTGGGGCAGACGCATTATTCTGCTGAGCGGCGCTtgtggcttctctctcttctgctttgTTGGTGTTGTACGTTACAGCTTTGCTTCagtggctgtggtggcggccACTCCTTGTGTGTCTCTGGGTAACGTTGCGTAGGTGCATGTCTTTGCAGGCGAGTGAGTTGCACCTGCTAAGACCCTCTCCCCGTACTACTCCTCAcgccctccacccccctcttccttaCCTGCCTTTTCCTCATGGTATTCGtattctcccccctccctcccccatacAGGCCTCTTTATGTGGCCTTGTCTCGATTCGTGTTTGTGTAAGGCGTCTCACATGTGCACAACCCCTTCTGATTGTGTTTTACCTCCCAAGCATCCtcggcgcggctgcagcggcacactACCATGTGAAGTATGCATCGTGTGTTGTTGCACGTGTGTGCCTTTTAGCTCTGCCGCTACGGGAGGGAGTACGGTTACTTTTCTATGTGTATCCCCCCCTGTTGTCtcactttttctctcctcatTCCTATGCCGTGTGGCTTCTCTGTGCGGACtgcttcccctttctctcgtcAACGGAGATATGCATCCATGTGGGAGCTTGAGCTTCTCTCTCGCGGTGTGGCCGCTgttagggggggggggtagaggggggagagggggtggcggctccccttcctcctcactcACTATTTCTCTCGTCTCTTTAGCGTgcagcacctcttctccAACCTCCACTGCACTCGCGCATCTCCCGTctgcttttttcccctctgtTGTACGCGTGCCGTCGGTGACGTTTGCCTTCGTCGTGGCGATCGTTCACATCCTCGTGGAGGCGATCGCGCACCACGGTTTTCTTGTCCAtcctctctctatctctGTGTGTTGTTCTCCTGACGCTTCCAAAGACAGGCCGCTCTCTCCTGGCGGGTAGGGTCTGCGGGCCCGCACAATGCTTTCAACAGCGAACAGctccctcgtcctcttctttccccttctttccttcacctcctgctccgtcTTCACACCTCCCCACTATTCTGTGCTCCTCTACGTTCTCACATTAAACCTGTTCCTTCCAAGCTCTTTCGCGAActggtgccgccgctctcACGTGTGCGCCAACACGTCGATCACTCCCTCTCACAAGCGTGACGACGCGTGATGCAGGGTGCATAGCCGCGAAGAGCGCGGAAAGAGACGAGGGTGGTGAGCACacttttcttcctcccttttaGCCGCGGTCAAGGAGGTGGCACTGACGCCTATTGCCTTCCGAATGAACAATAGGCCAAGCGAAACGCGGAAATCCCCGAGGGACCATCACTCGTATTTCCTCTTCTTGCggggtgcgcagcagtggtgtGGATGGCTggcctctctgtgcgcggTGTGaattcttctccttttccctctcagCCATTTTTGTTGGGGCACTTTCCCGGGTCCGCTCATTTACCCAAGCGGAGGCGCCCATGCCGAGACCGGAGCACCACGCCAGGAGCGACTCACTCCGTAGGGATCATTCTAATGGAAAGGTTAGTGAAGGCCACCCACACCACTGGCGCTCTTTCGCATGCTCCTTTCTCTagcctcttccttctccggCGACCTGCTCACCTTTTCTCATCCCCAACCGACAATGCCTGTCTGCAGCTTCACCGACATTCATATCGCCCTCCCGTTCTCTTCCTTACCGCATCAGTGACGCATGTCACCGTTGCTCATCCTGAAGCACATTGGTGTCTGGGCGCCTTTCCCCAATCATGTTGGCGGCCGACATATTCACTCACTTTCGCAGTCTCGCTTCCCGTACTCTCGTTtgcgccacccctcctcccacacgCGCTCTCCCAACAGAACACCTCTTCCCTTCACCTTTGGCCTCTTCGTCTCCCGCCGTCCCGGGTGAAGCAAGCGAATGGGGGGAGGTCAGGGGAAGAAGTGTTTTGTTGAGagagcgtgcgtgcgtgtgtatgtgtgtgtgtgggggggggggctgcaaATGGAAAGGGCAGCTTTTTGGTTTTGAGTTGCGCGGATGTTGTGGGGCCTATTCTTACCTCGGTTTCCTGTCTTTCTGCCGCCCTGCCTGTGCTCATCTCTTTCGctcgcacgcgcgcgcacgctcCAGTGCTCATACTTCACACCCTTACACGGCTACGTTCCCTCggccccccttttccccgtTACTTGATCTATGTGCTTATCCCTCGTCACTGGCCCCATCGCTTTGGTTGTGTGTTTCCATCTTCCCTCCATTACCCACGCATCTCTCACGCCCTTCTCCCGCTCACGCCAGCGGTTTCTCTTTCTATCTTCGCCACGGACGGTGGGCAGGCTGTTGGAGTTGTTTGTTGTTCTTTGTTTCCATTCTTTAAACACGCGCTCTGTGCTCGGTGCACCTCTGGCTTACGCACGCGAGATGCATGTCAGGCATTCTTAAGCGTGAGTGCGATTCGAACGTGAGAAGTCGCGGTGCGTTGCTTTCAAAGCGTTTCTTTCAGTTCTGGCGGGACCTGCAGCTTTTCCGTTATTCTCCTCTTCGCGTCATCCCTAGCCATTGGCGCGTGTAGTGCTCTGTTTAACCACTCGATGACCTCTGTTCTCACACAAGTCCAGACATCTCGGTTTGCatatttttcttttcctttcctctttccgaTCCTTCACCGGCACCTTttcgctgcgccgcttcatCACTCTCTatccgcctcttctccttcctaTTTTCACTGGGCAACTTCGATCTTGCATGAGTCCGTGTGCGCCCCCTGCACGCGTAggctctcccttcttttAGGTCTCTTTTTCACTTGATCTCACGtgtatttctctctctctgtgtttaCCGACTCTATCTTTCTGTCGGTCGGCGCACAGCTGGCGCCTGGGGAACCCTGGGCAGCACAAGCGGAGCGCTACAACTTCAAAACCCCCGACCTGCGAGAGGAGCGCCTGCTTCCCGTCTCGCACGTTATCCCCAGCGTGAACtgcaccctccccccctttcctctttcccatCTCGCTTCCTCACGGAGGAGATAAACGTAGCTGTGCTCAACACTACTCACCCACGCCtcgtggtggaggcgagtCAGCGGAGACGGCGGTATCCTCCCCTTCTTTAGCTCCCGCAAAAAATACGATGTGAcggtaggggggggggggaacggATGCGATGACGCCTCTGTATGGCGCACGCGGCACGCAAACGGGTGTGGCAGCGCCTCACGGAGGGGGAAGCCGAGTTTGCTGTATTGACGCACCCTCTCCAAATCCTCTCTGAGAACGATGCCCGCTACTCACCGGCGCGCGCTGGAGCGTGGGCGTGGGCCAGGGTGTGGCCTGAACCACCGTGGACGCATCATCACCCCATCCCCTGTGGCGGCTATGGCCATGACTGGCAAGACTTTGGTCGCAGCAGAAGAGTCTCCGGAGGACGAtctcgtggcggcggtgcgtcgcATCGCTGGTGGGATCGATGTGGCCAACCCTCTCACGCCCCCATGGCGCGAGTCGCGGACACGCATGGAGGACGAGTCGCCGTTGGGTTTGGCTGCCGAGGCCAACACGCTTTTAAGAGCGGAGTGCATGGGGTGCGAAAGGGGAGGATTGGTGAGCTGCCCTCTCCAGCGTCTTGCAAAGCTGaccgtggtgctgcgcaatcCAGGGCTCTCCATCCGGCCCTTTGCATCGATCCTGCCCCTTACGCTCCTGCAtgctgcacaccaccaccaccccttcctcaACCCCGCGTGGGC
This genomic interval carries:
- a CDS encoding putative ABC1 transporter, encoding MYNPDSFNGSKQEKSTYLLMNTSVPVTADCVKLSITQDAPHEPLDMVKPTQGEKVADGDQYGAMNADVSWHAAGLHMELPASAVAASETSHEFAVRNEWHEDGDGSIEQLATAVHPLGGTEASNRSWYSPMKRRSGMGAMRRNAMTTRMVNFTEFDMGDFGSLGDDLSPSSSNACRTSEGTASSSSGSAGLPADRESFGGASNRLSRASFVHQLLAMIERSARDLWRRRLDLLVDIAVPLTFMAASIALWAIWGTEYTEEMSYISLSLDSDNVGAAGLHAPLLHDFTCMKQPDGTPAVAEFMRCVPMNYTICNPVTEKCETHSVINFICDGDSSMLPLPADYEICRVSYEWEPLITTSLGSYWRWLSAVPTLDVLISLQWTALSAYRFILPFLVQSMTGVSTNTRYNAVLCSGDLYFVGEHSVTSELIAYINTTSALFQYVTDFNVYSSVANARSAVKPGGRVWAIVELRSSSAQGLDMVLHMNNSALPSFATTYDDSYSGGVLFDTAELYLLSGFNTLQQLVSEFYLNKLHSAQLNVTQLMVAAATPEYDRVPLMAQARQVLPLIYSLAFLYSVSQQVKRIVLEKELRIREAMLIMGLRQWAIYVSEFVVQLAIFVPTCVLCVVMLKLTYVTKSDPLILFLIFFLFSLTTIPLSGMIAVFFSKSRLASLVTPVIYFILVIPMFAMTNTHGSIVTWLSLLSPTGFTAALNVFLLHESGSGCGAAQMTSSRDSPTLAVVLGMLSADFFIYYALMLYLDAVVPKEWGTPRHPLFFIMDPVRWCFNSKPQRLGGGADGRAEDGVFETSDYSKDCVSFEGIRKEYLRGGRTFVAVNNLYWGMREGEISVLLGHNGAGKTTVLNMMTGMVSADAGDCYIYGSSVRTAKTDVRQQIGYCPQHNILWPELTCRDHLEFFGRIKGLRGWELENAVCRMLYETGLLDKMDQPAKSLSGGQKRRLSLAVAFVGGSRLVFLDEPTAGLDVGARRQTWELLRRMSRARTLLLTTHFMDEADLLGQRIGIMSHGRLKCTGSSLFLKSRLGVGYNIVISVDPELDPAAVDDAVLGTVDGAKPLGRNGCELSYQLPVRSASQFPALLAEIDSVEADGIRGYSLAATTLEEVFLKVSEEDIAGRSEAVSQASVERIWNCEVAPSALWLQFRVSMAKRLWNALRDRKMQCFQIVCPVVCILIAMLLSLVQYRDPQSLTYDYAMFAGKANPVVLTAGCDALWGSEPRPVGYEVNETHFMGAQMLSDYLLDTWYVHDMPRYGAVSCMDRNITAFLSAVGEWRGTDVNVFLYNSSSFHQAAISLATYYDLFFKELLGTNNVFMRYSVELFNKPSGDTHLGFITFGALVMIPFTFLPSNPVAWVVKERQCGSRHLQNLCGLNFFVYWAANFVFDMVAYFVTMLLCILIFAIFNRQEFIGHDRIGGTLVLFVVYGLTSTVGAYALSFLFKEHSSAQTMVMGAGFVTGFLLLMLVYVLTLDPSNANTSDKMRWGFRIIPSYCVGEGLMGLLMLDGKLATGTASGTWDMDQLGWPLVYMSVEFPVFWLITLFVDHPAVGQFFDRLRYNPSAEPIIPSGEDSDVEDERDAVYEAAHMGAMTDDIVRVVDLQKRYRNGNVAVKGVTFSIFPGEVFGLLGTNGAGKTTTISMLCQQLLPTGGRAYVCGYDIVEQREEALRCIGYCPQFDATLDLLTVEEQLQLYAGIRGIVRAEWPALVDALCTLCELTMYRQTVTGALSGGNRRKLSVAVALVGGPQVVFLDEPSAGMDPVARRGMWTAIQRAAGHCSVVLTTHHLEEVEALADIVAIMVRGYVRCIGDKVHLKNKFGSAFEVSARLASAKWARCFESFMKAEFPEAVVVEGADRRFVYQLPRDRGFGDVFQTFQANKERLHVTDYSVSQTSIEQVFLKVRGLAEKLK